The genomic DNA ataatattaatgtggtagaaaaattgaaccaaaaacattTATAAACACAtaaatgtttcggttttatggaggaagaagaagagaggtttttgtctctctagaattctataTTTTGGATAAGTAAAAGAATGAATcctcactaacacattttagtgtaatattaggtaaaattggatgaaaaaccaatgatggttttttcATCAAAAACCGGTGGAGGGGGTTTATTGggtagccaatgcatgcatacatttgtcttcacaatgtttagtaggcttgcatggctactaaagcatgtaatgattgtgtttaccacttaataaaacaaccacaatattagcttaaacctcctcttattttcggcacatatgttaatatggtatccatattattttgtcaattgtcaatatgtcacatgtcatatgtgacataaatttgttatgtatttttaacacattaaaaatcaacgtattaataaaaatacgtcacatacaaaaatcgacttagtaatttcataattacttgtgccaaaatattttaccaatttataaatcacaacagattgtatttataataattcattcaattccgattgtttctttaaacaataatttcatccgagtaatgatacaattcaattactcagaccatatctcatttaatcacatttcaatttgatacgtaaattttacttccaaaatcgtccgtcaattttcaagtaatttaattaactcgcaacgttatacgattaattaaataatcaattaagagtattgccctttaggtatgacctagaaGTCAAATGATCACCGTCACACGACgtgaatgtcaaactctagtcagccaatcattaccgatatatgttgaccagttgacagtaacaatattacttcccaattgtattcttaaaatgagatttaataatgatatttaaatcatgtgatcgcactattgttgagaacacatttcccaacaataacGACAATCATAAAACCTCTGTATCTCATCTATTTGGGCGGGATTCTCCTCGTTTCGACGACGATAAGAAGATTGCACTGTGGCTTGATCAGGCCCCTTATTTATGTACTTCAACAAATACTTGATTGATCGAGCTTGATTACAGCACTCGACATTTATATGGGCACGATATTTTAACAATAGTTGCGCATTATATGGAACTACCCACTCATTGCCAAGTTTGCGTCCACACTTCACCACGATAAATCCATTCTCCCTCCTCTTATATACAGGATACCCGTCGTCGTCAACCGTTGTGCTTTCGATGCACCTCTTCGGAATGTTTCTAGAGCACTTAGATGCAACCATACACGGGTAAGTAGGGAAGTCTTTGCCACATGGACCGTGTATCATATTCTCCTTCACAAGAGCATATAACAATGGGTTATCATCATCAGGATCGGGTATCTTAGCACTAATAGTTTTATCTACATTTGTGGCCTTCGGGAATTTGTCATCACGATGAAGAAATATTAGAATATGAGCATGTGGCAACCAACGTTTCTGAAATTCAATAGTGTATTATCCTATGTATTATAAGATTAATATCTTAAAAAAGTAATAATATGAGTTAAGATTTGTTGAATTAGCCAATTTGACTCACTTTTTTGCAAAGAGAAAATGGTTCATGGTTCTACTTCAATAGAAAGGAGGGAATAAGAATATGATCAAATAAGAAAAATGAAGTATGTTAGAAAATCGGCATATAACATAAGGATGACTATCCTATacaatgaaaaatttcccaatttagGTGAGTGAGGTTTAAAAGGGGTAAAAGAGTATTATGATCAATTTACTTAAAACAATGTGCAAAAATTGGAGGAAGTATATGTTAAAAAAATATATTGACCAAGTATCCTAGCTTGTTAACACAAATTGGTACTCCTCTATTCCTATAATTGTTCACATTTTATACTATTTGTTAGAGTGTTTTAATTTGGGGAACAAATTAATGAGATGTAGAATATATGACAATATAAGATATTTTAAAATAATaagttactccctctgtcccggtcatttgttgtccttttccatttttaggtgtctcagtcatttgttgtcctttctattttaagaatgaactttgtgagtaatttgatcattcacattcaatttgttccacttgtcatttaattattggccttttcctcattccttggtctttgtgccaaaacgaaaggacaacaattgaccgggacggagtgAGTAGTATTTAAaaccgtcttaacttaagacaACTCTAATAGCTATAGAATTAAAAACTGTTGTAAAGTATttaagttaagacggtcttaaactGACCCAAGTGATCTTAATAAGGCCCATCGAAATTTACACAAAACAGCCCACGCTAGCCACTAATCTTTAAGTTACGTACCCAATATAAGTTCTTAAACTAAGAGTAACCCTAGCCACTACTACTCTACAATCAGATGCTCCAACTCACTATTTCGCCGCTCCTCcacctctttttctctctttcaaTCTTTCTCCATCTCCATCTTTGATTAATTGATATCATCAATCTTTCACTCAAAATTACTTCTAATTATGTGACAATCCAAATCTAGTACTTATATACGCTTAggtattttcatattatattgatCGTTCTTATTTACTCTTGTTCTTGTAATGATGATCtcgttttgatgatgtcaaataTATTTTTTTAGTATGATTTATGATTGATTTGGATGATATACATTCATT from Silene latifolia isolate original U9 population unplaced genomic scaffold, ASM4854445v1 scaffold_760, whole genome shotgun sequence includes the following:
- the LOC141640345 gene encoding uncharacterized protein LOC141640345 translates to KRWLPHAHILIFLHRDDKFPKATNVDKTISAKIPDPDDDNPLLYALVKENMIHGPCGKDFPTYPCMVASKCSRNIPKRCIESTTVDDDGYPVYKRRENGFIVVKCGRKLGNEWVVPYNAQLLLKYRAHINVECCNQARSIKYLLKYINKGPDQATVQSSYRRRNEENPAQIDEIQRTPPVERLRFHLPDEQSIVFNDEDPIDVVIDNPTIGMIKFLAWMDCNKSSEEAQQVLYSQFPTKFVWKQEERPWRPRKSGFAIGS